From the Glutamicibacter halophytocola genome, the window AGCTCATCGCACCGGTGGCGAAGCGCTTCACGATTTCGGAGACCGGCTCCACCTCGTCGATGTCGATCGGGGTGATGCCCTCGGTCTTCAGCTTCAGCAGCCCGCGCAGGGTCTTGAGCTGCGCGGCCTGGTCGTCCACTGCCTTGGTGTACTCCTTGAACACGTCATAGCGGCGGGTTCGGGTGGAGTGCTGCAGGCGGAAAACAGTCTGCGGGTCGAACAGGTGCGGCGGGCCCTCGCGGCGCCACTGGTATTCGCCGCCGACCTCAAGCTCGTTGGCCTGGGACGCACCGTCGATTTCCGGGTAGGCGCGGGCATGGCGGGCAGCGGCCTCGGCGGCCACCACATCCAGTTCGATGCCCGAGAGCTTGGTGGTGGTGCCAGTGAAGTACTGGTCGACCACGCGCTGGGACAGGCCCACGGCTTCGAAGGTCTGCGCGCCGCAGTAGCTGGAGACCGTGGAAATGCCCATTTTGGACATGATCTTCAGCACGCCCTTGCCCAGGGCCTTGATCAGGTTCGAGTTGGCGGTTGGGCCGTCAACCCCTGGCAGCTCGCCCTCTTCGGCCATCTGCTCCACCGATTCCAGCGCCAGGTACGGGTTGATCGCGGCAGCGCCGTAGCCGATCAGCACCGCAATGTGGTGCACTTCGCGGGCGTCGCCGGATTCGATGATCAGCGAGGCGCGGGTGCGGTTCGAGCTCTTGAGCAGGTGGTGGTGGACCGCCGAGGTCAGCAGCAAGGAAGGGATCGGAGCCCAGGCCGCGGAAGAATCGCGGTCGGAAAGCACGATGTAGCGCACGCCGCGGTTCACCGCAGCGGAGACCTTCTCGCAGATTTCCTGCAGGCGGGCGCGCAGCTCTGATTCGCCGCCGGCCGGGCGGTAGAGCCCGCGGACCTTCAGCGAGAGCTTGGATCCGGACTCGTCGCGCAGGTTCACGATCTTGGCCAGCTGGTCGTTGGTCAACACCGGGTAGTCCAAGGCGATCTGGGTCTGCGGAACCTTGTCCAGGCTCAGCAGGTTGCCGTCGGGCCCGATGGTGGTGCGCATCGAGGTGACCAGCTCTTCGCGGATGGCATCCAGCGGCGGGTTGGTGACCTGGGCGAAGGACTGGGTGAAGTAGTCGAAGAGCAGGCGCTGGCGGTCTGCCAGGGCCGCGATCGGCGTATCGGTGCCCATGGCGGCCAGCGGCTCGGCGCCGGCGGTGGCCATCGGGGCGAGCAGCACCCGCAGTTCTTCGGTGGTGTAGCCGAAGGTCAGCTGGCGCAGCAGCACGGAAGCCGAGTTGTGGCGCACGTGCTCCAGGTCCGGGAAGTCCGCCAGGGTCTTCATATTGTGCGAGACCCATTCGCGCCATGGCTTGGCCGCGGCGACCTCGGCCTTGATTTCGGAGTCTTCAACGATGCGGCCGGCATTCAGGTCGACGGCGAACATCTTGCCCGGGGCGACACGGCCCTTGGAGACAATGTGCTCCTCTGCCACGTCGATCACGCCGACCTCGCTGGCCAGCACGACCAGGTCGTCATCGGTGACCCACCAGCGGGCCGGGCGCAGGCCATTGCGGTCCAGCACGGCGCCGGCCATCTGGCCGTCGGTGAAGCACACTGCTGCCGGGCCATCCCATGGCTCGATCAGCATCGAGTGGTACTGGTAGAAGGCACGCAGGTCCTCATCCATCTGGGTGTCGTTTTCCCATGGCTGAGGGATCATCATCATGATCGCTTCGGTCACGTTGCGGCCCGAGAGCATGAGCATTTCGGCCACTTCGTCGAAGCTGGCCGAGTCCGAGGCACCCGGGGTGCAGATCGGGAACAGCTCCTCGGGCACTTCGCCCAGCAGCGTGGAGTCCAGGGTGGACTGGCGGGCGCGCATCCAGTTGCGGTTGCCCTTAACCGTGTTGATCTCGCCGTTGTGCGCGATGGTGCGGAACGGCTGGGCCAGCGGCCACGAAGGGAAGGTGTTGGTGGAGAAGCGCGAGTGCACGATCGCGCAGCGGCTGGTGAAGCTCGCCTCGGACAGGTCCGGGTAGAACGGCTCGAGCTGCGCGGTGGAGACCATGCCCTTGTAGACGATGGACTGCGCGGAGAAGGAGGCGAAGTAGACGCCCATCTTGTTGTGCGCGCGGCGGCGGATGCGCCAGGCCGCTGCATCGAGTTCGCGGCTGCTCAAGGCCGGTGCTCCGGCAGGCGAGGCGACAAAGAACTGGGTGATGTAGGGCATGACCTTGCGGGCCGAAGCGCCCAGGACCGAGGCGTCGACTGGCACTTCGCGCCAGCCCAATACCGACAGGTTCTCTTCGGCAGCGAGGCTTTCAAGTTCGGACTGCGCGAATTCGCGCTCCTTGGTTTCCGCTGGCAAAAAGCCCATGCCCACGGCGTACGATCCGGCCTGAGGCAGCGGGAAGCTCGTGGCGCTGCGCAAGAACGCGTCGGGCATGTGCAGCAGGATGCCTGCACCGTCACCAGTGCCTTCGTCAGCGCCGATGGCGCCGCGGTGTTCCAGGCGGCGCAAAGCGGTCAGCGCGTGCACGACGATGTCGTGGCTGGATTCGTTTTTCAGGGACGCAATCATTGCCAGACCGCAGGCGTCCTTTTCAGCTGCTGGGTCATACAGCCCCTGCGCGCCGGGCAGCGCCGCGAAGCGGGTGTATGGCGAGGCAACGTCCTCGCCATAGCCTGGCGAGGCGTTCATTTGGACTCCGGTCATGCTCATGAGCGTGCCTTTCTGTGGTTCATGCAGGATAGGCGCGCCGACCCCTTAGGCAAAGAGTATATTTCTTGCAAGGGCGACCGGCCGCCTGAATGTCTCATCGACTTGAAACGTATCGACAGTGCCAAGCGGGGTATGCCTGCGTATCGAGGTTTCGGGGACGAACATTTCCCACCTCGTTGTGGTACTGCATCGCAGGTCCGCTCCAGGGGTTGAGGGCCCATCGCGATGCCAACATCACACGTTACGCAATTTTTGTTTCTCCAGTGCGACCGTTTGTGTTTCAGAAATGTTAAAAACGGGGCCCGCGCGCTGCCGCTTCAACCTGGCCCCGTGAGGTCGAAACCCTGAAAAACGGTTTTGTCTACCAGTTTCTGAGGCTTTTTCATGTTTCAGGAATGTTGCGGAGACTTATCGTGGGCCGCGAGAAATTATTTCCGATTTTTTCGACAGGTTTCGCCATACTTGGCCGATCGCGCGTCATGAAAGCAGCATCGGGCCGCCGGCGCGGGCGGCAAGACAGCTGCGGCCGACAAGTTGGCATACTTGTCGGCCGATCAGCACTTGCCCGGAGCCAGGGTCGAAAACCTGGCACCTTCGCTATTCGATATTTTTTTCCTGCGGCCCCTCGCCTGCGGCGTCGGCCGATGCCTCGGTGCCGGCCGGGTTTGCGCCCTCGGCCGCCGCTTCAGGCTTGCGCCCTGGCAGGAAGAACGGATCGGCATCCTGGCGGCGGGTTCGCTTCAGGACCAGGAACAAGGCGATGGCTCCGGCGATCACCAGCGCGATGGCCAGCCACTGGTGCACCCTGAGGCCCAGCGGCCCGATGGTGATGATTTCGGCCGGGTCCAGGCGCAGGGACTCGGTGAAGGTGCGGCCGATGCCGTACCAGATCATGTAGCAGCAGAACATCGCTCCGCGGCGCAGCTTGAACTTGCGGTCCAGCCCGATCAGCACCAGCGCGCCGAGCACGTTCCACAGCGACTCGTAGAGGAAGGTCGGGTGGAAGAGCGTGTCGGCGGGCAGGCCAGCTGGGAAATTGTAGCTGTTCGGGTCGATCTCCAGGCCCCAGGGCAGCGTGGTCGGTGCGCCGAAGAGCTCCTGGTTGAACCAGTTGCCCCAGCGTCCGATGGCCTGGGCCAGCAGCAGCCCCGGCACGGCCGCGTCGGCGAAGGCCGAGAGCCGGATGCCCGCCTTGCGGCAGCCGATCCAGGCACCCAGGGCACCGAGGGATACCGCGCCCATGATTCCCAGCCCGCCCAGCCACAGCTGGGGTATCTCGGCCCAGTGCGCCTGTTGCCCGCCCAGCCCGAAGTAGTACATCGGGTCGGTGATCATCACGTGGTATAGCCGGCCGCCGATGATGCCAAAGGGGATCGCCCAGATC encodes:
- the lgt gene encoding prolipoprotein diacylglyceryl transferase; the protein is MGISTQLALALPASIPSPPSELSKFSIGPLTIHAYALCILAGILLALWLTNKRMQARGGNSDMLWDIAIWAIPFGIIGGRLYHVMITDPMYYFGLGGQQAHWAEIPQLWLGGLGIMGAVSLGALGAWIGCRKAGIRLSAFADAAVPGLLLAQAIGRWGNWFNQELFGAPTTLPWGLEIDPNSYNFPAGLPADTLFHPTFLYESLWNVLGALVLIGLDRKFKLRRGAMFCCYMIWYGIGRTFTESLRLDPAEIITIGPLGLRVHQWLAIALVIAGAIALFLVLKRTRRQDADPFFLPGRKPEAAAEGANPAGTEASADAAGEGPQEKNIE
- the gltB gene encoding glutamate synthase large subunit, producing MSMTGVQMNASPGYGEDVASPYTRFAALPGAQGLYDPAAEKDACGLAMIASLKNESSHDIVVHALTALRRLEHRGAIGADEGTGDGAGILLHMPDAFLRSATSFPLPQAGSYAVGMGFLPAETKEREFAQSELESLAAEENLSVLGWREVPVDASVLGASARKVMPYITQFFVASPAGAPALSSRELDAAAWRIRRRAHNKMGVYFASFSAQSIVYKGMVSTAQLEPFYPDLSEASFTSRCAIVHSRFSTNTFPSWPLAQPFRTIAHNGEINTVKGNRNWMRARQSTLDSTLLGEVPEELFPICTPGASDSASFDEVAEMLMLSGRNVTEAIMMMIPQPWENDTQMDEDLRAFYQYHSMLIEPWDGPAAVCFTDGQMAGAVLDRNGLRPARWWVTDDDLVVLASEVGVIDVAEEHIVSKGRVAPGKMFAVDLNAGRIVEDSEIKAEVAAAKPWREWVSHNMKTLADFPDLEHVRHNSASVLLRQLTFGYTTEELRVLLAPMATAGAEPLAAMGTDTPIAALADRQRLLFDYFTQSFAQVTNPPLDAIREELVTSMRTTIGPDGNLLSLDKVPQTQIALDYPVLTNDQLAKIVNLRDESGSKLSLKVRGLYRPAGGESELRARLQEICEKVSAAVNRGVRYIVLSDRDSSAAWAPIPSLLLTSAVHHHLLKSSNRTRASLIIESGDAREVHHIAVLIGYGAAAINPYLALESVEQMAEEGELPGVDGPTANSNLIKALGKGVLKIMSKMGISTVSSYCGAQTFEAVGLSQRVVDQYFTGTTTKLSGIELDVVAAEAAARHARAYPEIDGASQANELEVGGEYQWRREGPPHLFDPQTVFRLQHSTRTRRYDVFKEYTKAVDDQAAQLKTLRGLLKLKTEGITPIDIDEVEPVSEIVKRFATGAMSYGSISAEAHETLAIAMNRLGGKSNTGEGGEDPERLLDPERRSAVKQIASGRFGVTSLYLTNADDIQIKMAQGAKPGEGGQLMSQKLYPWIAKTRHSTPGVGLISPPPHHDIYSIEDLAQLIHDAKCSNPSARVHVKLVSESGIGTVAAGVAKAKADVVLISGHDGGTGASPMNSLKHAGTPWELGLAEAQQTLILNGLRDRVTVQVDGQLKTGRDVLIGALLGAEEFGFATAPLVVSGCIMMRVCHLDTCPVGVATQNPVLRERFSGKAEFVVNFFEFIAQEVRELLASLGARTLDEVIGRVELLETDAEQLGAHRKVTGLALEAITHQPAVELAARRRRIGQDHGLDNHLDQRLLAAATPALSDRIPVTIEAPIVNTDRSVGTLLGHHVTKTFGLETLDEDTITVNLAGRAGQSLGAFLPAGVTLSLDGDANDYVGKGLSGGKIVIHPPTSTTSAPEEQVIAGNVVGYGATSGSMFINGMVGERFAVRNSGASIITEGIGEHGCEYMTGGEVLILGETGRNFGAGFSGGVAWVVDFDEAKLNPLAASQGDLLITPITDQEAERIHELLTEHIAQTASPLAQRLVLNWEETRNRITSITPRDFAAVQQVRSDAEANGQNPDSPQVWNKILEVTRG